Genomic segment of Dromiciops gliroides isolate mDroGli1 chromosome 3, mDroGli1.pri, whole genome shotgun sequence:
CCCCACCATGTTACTTCACCATGACTATCATGGACTTCTGgcatcttttttatttccttttttttgtgaggcaatgtgggttaagtgacttgcccagggtcacacagctgtgccacctagctgcccctatttccttttttaatgcaaGTTGGCTAATGTCAAAAGCTTACAAGTCAATATGAGGGAAGTTTTTTGATGTTGCCATTTCTGGTTATTAGGGTTGCTATTATTTTCATGAAATGTTGGGTTGCTGCACTGAATTACTGAACCAGTGCAATCTCTGGTGCAGTGGGGAGATATGTAGATTCAACTTCACACATTCTGTGAAAAATTCTAGGCAGAAGAAAAAGACTGGCAAGGGATGCAAAGTGTAAGCTTTTGGATATGTGTCTACCTTAGGGATTTGAGTCTTtcaagagaggagggaggggatacCAAAAggatttttatattctttgtccATTGCAAACTAAATATTTTGAGAAGTCagataagataaataaaaatagaaaataaaataaacatttgaatAGAATAACATGTTAAAATCAAATagcaatgaataaaatattttgaaatcaaattgtaaaaaatgaaataaaatagtaaTCAGTCACActtaaagcacctagcacagagtaAGCTCTGTATAAGTACCATTATTCAGGTGTTTTgaagtcatgtccaagtctttatgaccccatttggcttATCTtagttggctattattattgataatgattgttgttgctgctgctgctccgtCTTTTCAGATTCTTTGGTACccaatttgagattttcttggcaaagatacaggagtggtttgccatttctttttccagttcattttagaggttaagaattgaggcaaagggcggccaggtggtgcagtggataaagcactggccctggattcaggagtacctgagttcaaattcagcctcagacacttaacacttactagctgtgtgaccctgggcaagtcacttaaccccaatcgcctcacaaaaaaaaaaaaaaagaattgaggcaaggggcggctaggtggcgcagtggataaagcaccagtactggattcaggaggacctgagttcaaatctggcctcagacacttgacacttaccagctgtgcaaccctgggcaagtcacttaaccccattgccccaccaaaaaaaaaaaaaaaaagaattgaggccaatagaatgaagtgacttgcccaggctgacactgctagtgtctgaggcccgatttgaactcaggaagtttaGCATTTCTGACTTCAGGTTAGAAGCTATATCCATTGTGCCGGCTAGTTGGcctgatgatgacaatgatattattattttaaagcattttcaggTGCTTTATTTCATTATTGCTTCCCCAAGGCCCCATACATTAAGAATAAAAACCTTTCAAGATGAGAGAGACGTGACCCAGGCAGggtgaggcagagctgggatgCCAGGCCAGGTCTGCCTTTAAGATGACTGGTCTTTGGGGATTTCCACTGGCAGCATTTTCATTGTTGGAAAATTAACTAAGGACCAGGTGGCTCCTTTATTCCAATGTTGCATTGTTCTTCCCTgacattctctttcccttcatccAAATCAGAATCAatgtaaagaatgaatggattgaATTTTCAACAAATCTAACTAACGAATCTAATAAAACTGCAGCAGACCCAATACTTGTTTATTTGAAAAGGTCATCTTTCTTAATGAGTTTTCATTTGCTTCATTATTCATGTGCAGAGTGGTTTTGATACAGATTTTTcatattttgcttctcttttaaaaGGAtctgaggtggggcagctaggtggcacagtggatagagcaccagccctggattcaggaagacctgagttcaaatccagcctcagacacttaacacttagctgtgtgaccctaggcaaatcactaaactccaactgcctcaccaaaaaatttaaaaaataaataatctaaaAGGATCTGAGGTTATAAGTATTTAAGCTTGAGGCACACAGTGTGGCTCTTCTATCCCAAGTCCCAGAGTCCTCCATTTAGACCTGGACAACACATTTCTACCAGGAAGCTTTTCCAGAAAACATACATATAGGTGTCTAGATGCATACTGACTCTTAGGCATAATAAGTGGATTAATGTACATGAGAGACAATGTCATATAATGAATGAagtcagcctcagagtcaggaagacttgagttcaaatcctgccatgacacatgctagctgtatgacccctggcaagtcactcaaccactaCGTGATCTGGATTGCCTTTAAGTgcataagttgcagagaaatggTGTCCTGCCTTGGTAGAAGGATAGTCTTCAGCTTTGAGTCCTTATACTAAAGAAATCATAAGCTCAGTACTTATGAATGAATGCACATATGactttatgtttgtgtgtgtttgggggtgtATGTCATTGGCCATCTTCATACTCTGCCTCCTGCCTCTGACCCTGATATCCAGCTCCCACTTAGGGCCTCCATCACTAACCAAACCTCAACCCAGCAACATGTTCTAACCATGGAAACCTGATGCCAATAAATTGTCACTTTCTAGTCTAAACCTTGCTATCACATGCTTATAAGTTTTCCTTATTCAAATGTAAGATGATAAAGGGTAGGGACTTCCTTTAAATTTGTATCCCAACATGTATAACAGATTGAATTCCTTGAGTTTTTAAGGGggctgggtggggagggagtgaagaagagaatatggaacacaaagttttaaaaatcgatgttaaaatttgtttttacatgtaatttggaaaaaaataaaattctaaataaatctgaaaatgaatgaatgaatttgtgtcccagtgcttagcacactgacACATagaatgcacttaataaatactttaaaaatcaatttcatacAAACACGTGCATGCATATTTGTTTGCCTTAgcctgctggagaaggaaatgacaaatcactccagtatcttgccaagaaaaacaaaacaaacaactgaatgactgaacaatgatgcttatatgcatatatactggTATAATACATGTTTGTGGGGGAGGgagtatgtacatatgtaatgtGTATGTATCTTAAATgggttttattttgcttctctccCTAGACTTGTGATTTCTATTGTTTAGGGAGCTCTAGATGATAAATTCCCTCTCCAAATGTGCATCGGGATGTGCTCTGTTACCTAGAGTTTTAGAGATATGTCCAGCTGCCCAGACTTTCCCAGCAGCAGTATATCAGAAGCAGATTTAGAATCCAGCTCTTCCTAAATCTATGGCTACCTCTCTTGTGCCAATGTCAAGGGCACCTCTTATGgtattttgtctttcttcaaatattattttagtgGTTGGTGTGCAAGTGGATATGGGAGCAGTAAGGAGCAGGCTTTCTGCCCTTGAGAAAGAACACTTCATTTGCCATGGATGGAAAACCAAAATACCTAAAACCATTACAAAGACTTCAAGCATTTGCATATGGAGGGCTGACTCTGAGTATGGTAGGAATTCTAAGATGGAAAAAGTCAGTGTAAATGAAGGTTGGCAGAAAAATCCCCATGGGAGAGCTGAGATGTCTGGGCCTAAAAGGATGAGAAAGGAAGGTAGCAAGTCtttcagagaagaaaggaggCATGTCAGAACTTTAAGAAATACATGGGAAAGACAGGAGGTACAATGTCAGTGGGGATGTTACGGAATCAACAATCACATGATCTCAAGGCCATCTGGGCTAAGttccccattttgcagctgaagGCATATGACCAATGGAGAGTGAAATAAATGGGTCAACATCCCCAACTACCCAGGGTCAGAGGAGGACTGAATGCCAGACTTGGCTACTCCTAGGGCATGAGCAATTCCTCTACATTCCATTGCACCCTCAATGTTCCAATAGTTTATGAAGCTGGACCCTTTACTGATcctcaggacaaagagaatttCTGGTCTCTGAGTTCTCACATTGGTGCTCCTAAGCCATCACTTTCCCTTAGCATCAGAGGAATGAGTAGGCCATGAAGTCAGAGAGGTAGTAGGATGGGGCCAGACAAAAGGGCTCCCATAGCTTTGGTCTGGGTTCTTTGAGTCATTATTACTCTGATACTCTGCAtgcctccaacacacacacacacacacacacacacacacacacacacaggtttttAATTGCCAAAAGTTTATGGATGACTGGGAACTACCACTATGGCCAGTGCCCCTGGCTTTCTCTAAGTGCCCATTCAGCATTTTTAAACCTCCAGGCCTGACTGAAAGGCTTCCAGAGACAGTTTAAGATATTGTTACTCTATATAGAGAGAGTTTGACTCATGCTAACAACTTTCTGTTGCCCACAGTgccatacagatagatagatagatagatatcgatatatagagatatacatacagagctagatatagagatagagatagatattgatataaCACATGATgccatattacacacacacacacacacacacacacacacacacacacacacacacaaagcaattatatatcaggaccactggagatgaccctgaatgtttaagtcaattggggttaagtgatttgcccagggtcatacagccagtaagtatgtAAGGTGAgaattgaactgaggtctttctgattccagggccagtcctctatgcactttgccacttagcttaCTTCAGAGGTAAAAAttaacatatataaacacataaacatatatgggCATGTGTCTTTCTGTGAGGAGTCCCCCAGAAGTCATAGGGCTGCAGTTTTTCTCTAAAACGTCTTTCCATTCACTTCTTTTatcttttaggaaaataatttagaaagtgCCCTATGGAGGAATGGAATCAAACCACCACTGGTTTCTTCTTACTGGGGCTGTTTCCCCCAACAAAAACTGgcctgctcctcttcctcctgattGTCCTTATCTTCCTAATCGCCTTCTTGGGAAACTCAACCATGATTCTCCTCATCTGGATGGATCACCACCTCCACACCCCCATGTACTTCCTACTCAGCCAGCTCTCCCTCATGGACCTAATGTACATTTGCAGTACAGTTCCCAAGATGGCCTTCAACTTCCTGTCTGGGGACAATTCCATTTCCTTGGTGGGTTGTGGTTTCCAAAGTGTCTGCTTTTTAATCATGGCATGTGCTGAAGGGTTACTCCTTGCATCTATGGCCTATGATCGTTATGTGGCCATTTGTCGCCCCCTCCATTATCCTATTCTCATGAACAAGAGAATGTGTTTGCTGATGATTGCTGGGTCTTGGGTCTCTTCATCCATCAATTCCATCTTCCATACAGTCTATGCACTCTGTATGCCTTACTGCAAGTCTAGAATCATTAACCATTTCTTTTGTGATATTCCAGCCATGGTGCCTCTGGCCTGTATAGATACATGGACCTATGAGTACACAGTGCTCTTCAGCACCAACCTGTTTCTTTTGGTCCCTTTCCTTGGAATCATGGCTTCTTATGGTCGGGTTCTTTATGCCGTCCATCATATGCGTTCATCACAGGGGAAGAAGAAAGCCTTCACTACCTGTTCTACCCACCTGACTGTGGTTACATTCTACTATGCCccatttgtgtatacatatctgAGACCCCCATCTCTACGTTCCCCAGAAGAGGATAAGAACTTGGCTGTCTTCTACACCATTCTCACCCCTATGCTTAACCCCATCATTTATAGCCTGAGGAATAAAGAGGTGTTGGGTGCCCTCCAGAGAGTCTTTGGGAGATCCTTATCCCAAAAAGAGTAGCTGGGGACATAAAGGCCCAGAATTGGAACCAGAAATAATCTTACCAATCATGTAGCCAGACTACTTTATTTGAAGATTAGCACATACATTGTACTAATCCATCAATGCTGATTAaccattactttattttttgtttgttttttagcttaatctatttatttatttagaattttccccaccttacatgtaaaaacaaactgtAACATcgattttaaaactttgtgttccaaattctcttcctccctctctaagACCCACTTAATAACTCAAATAATTCactataagttatatatgtgcagtcatgcaaaacatatcagacaaaaaatctttagaaaaaggaactaatagcaacaaaaatatactttcatctgtattcagataccatcagttctttctctgtagatggattgcatttttcacaagtccttcagagttgtcttggatcattgctttgctgaagaTAACAGTCAtgcacagaagatcatcttacaatattgctgttattttgtatgcagtacatttcactttgaatcagctcaTGTACGTCTTTCCAGGTATCTGTGATATCATCctgctaatttttctttttagtataatacatgtatatagtacttaaaagggatatttccttacaaaacactcatgaggttgattattgcaacaataatatctaacatttatatagtaccttatacctgacaaagaattttcttcacaacagcccagcaaagtaaataccaccaccaccaccacccccctcatcctcatcttacattgctcttgcctctgcttcaattttttcccagttactattgctgtttccctccatcttatttgctccccatgatatttactctattttctatcttttattaccctatccctcctcaaaagtgttttgcttctgactgcccccctcccccaatctgcccttctttcacccctcatCCCTAtacccttcccctctcactttcccacagggcaagatatattactatacccacttgagtgtttaaccattactttaaattaaattttatttttctcaattaacaTTGAATTCTCTCTCAGTCATGATCCCcctggaaacaaacaaacaaacaaatatgcaatctcttataacaaattggaaaaatcaagcaaaataaatcccaaCGTTGGCCATCTCCAAAAATGTGTGTCACATTCTTTATAATTAGTTCATCACTACTCTGTTAGAAGATGGGTAAAATTATTTATCACCAGAACTCTCAAATCACGGTTTGCATTTTTGAGGATCACATTTCTTAAgggtttcaaagttgtttgtataAGCAGCACTTGGCTAttgttatttaataaattcttctgctagtttttcttctttcctctgcttcaGATCACACAAATCTTTCCTAGTGTCACTGAAATTGTCTCCTATATTGTTACAGAACAATAATGTTCTTCTACATTTGCATATTACCATTGGTTATCCATTGTATTGTAACCCAATTAGTCTCCAGTTCCATGCTCACCAAATCTATATGCCACAAATGAGTTTTGCATAGAAgtacttttcatctttctttgacctctttgtggGTATAGGCTCTGTAATCCAAGTGTGCACAATTTAATCACTTTGCCAATATTTTTCCAAATCTCTTTCCAAATAGTGGTACAATTTCATAGCTACACCAACAGCACATTAATGTGCCTAATTTCCCATGGACcctaaaatatttgtcattttctactcTGCCAATTTATTAGGTTATATTATGTAGAATTTTAATTGctctcattttcatttctctaattattggtgatttagagcattttttctcatATAGCTCATAtagcttagatttttttcctaGAGAAAAATACTGTTATCATAAAAGTCTGCGATGAAGAGAAACTGAGAGACAAATGTTTTGAGCATAATCTATTTATTTGCAAGGCTAGACATTTCCAGCAACAGAGGCCAATGTCCCCTAAGTGATCAGACACCTGTTAGAGCAGAGAGTTGGTCACAAAAGATTTAGTGATGCTAAACTAGGGTTGTGATTGGTCTATAGTAGAGGTGGAGTGAAGGTATAGGGCGGGCTTACATTTGGCATAATCACGCTTACTTTCAAAAGGGGATTTACAACATCCAGGACTGtggggaaaacagaaaattagTCAACATCCTCTGGAAAATCCTATATTAGGCAACCTCTTACACCTGAATACTCTGGTGCTGGATTTGTGACCAGAAAGAACATCTCATGACTACATTGACTCAATAAGTCTGCATGGTAACCCAGAGAAATGGAGAAGTTAGCCTCTTACAAAGAACTCAAACTATGTTATAGACCCTAAAGTAAATAATACAGAATAAAGTGGGGTATCAATTTTCaatttcttatttccatttttctttctcttcccagttatgtctttcttcatttatcaattaaggaatgcctcttcttcttataaatttgaatcaattgtTTATAATCTGTCCTAAAGACAGtcaatcaaccaatatttattaagtggctactaagTTTCTGATACTATGCGACTTTCTGAGGATACCAATACATAAGTGAGATAGTCCGAACCTGGATGAGTATGTATTTGCATATTAGTAAATAAGATATTTATGAAAACTGAATGCAAAgtacatagacatatatgcatatgtagattTTACACACATGCttagatacacatatgtatacatacagatgTCCATGAGACCATTCTCAAAtccaactgaaacaattgaacttTGAACATTTCAAATGGATGTCCCAAAgttatttcaaattcaacatgtccatgGTGGCCCTCATGTTTTTCCCTCCCATACCAAATTTCTTCtagacttctctatttctgttgaaggtaaCACCATTCATATCATCATCTTCAGAGTCATCCTTGACACATGACTTGCTTTCACCTACCATATCTAGTTGCCAATTCTTATCCACAACTCTGaagtcattgtctttttttttctttactaatgTCGTGACTACTTAAGTTCAGGTTCTCATCACTTATTGCCTAGACTATAGAAGTCACCTCACAAATGGTTGCTTGACAGTGTATCCTCTCTCCCATCCATTCTCctttcagctaccaaagtgatgtTCTTCAAGCATAAATTCACAATATGTCagtcccttattcaataaactccaataattCCCTGATGCTTCTTGGATAAGATGGATACTCTTACATTTACCTTGGAAAGCATTGACTTCcgcctatctttccagttttattttatatcactcCATTTCATATGAAGCCCCTCCCACAAGCTTCTATAGACTGAGAAAACTCTCCAACAAAAGAAATTCAAGATCATGGCTATGCAAGgtttgagaagagagagaataagacCTGAGAAgaatatgagctggagaaaggaatgggaaaCCATTGCAGGAAGTTTgacatgaaaaccccaaatggaatcatgaaagttcagacaccactgaaaaatgactaaacagcaaacCTTAAACCAAGGCAAGTGTTAGTATAAGGGATTAAGTTCATAATACTGGAAAGACTTTCTTCATGTTTTAAACATGACATGGGATGCATGTTCTCCTTAATCCTGCCTGGAacattccctggcttccttccaacCAAGGCTCTGGTGCTCCATCCTACACACCAGCTGGCAACCATACAATTACCACTGACTTTGGATTCCTCAGTGACCCATGAAAAATATGATTGTGGCAGTATTTACTTCAAGAGTTGGTGTGGAGCTCAAAATCTCTACTGCAAGAGCAGTTCTTTGCAGACCACTGATCAATAGCAGCATTTgctagataggtggcacaatggatagagcactgggcttggaaccagaatgactcatcttcatgagttcaaagatGGTctcagggagccaagatggcggagaggaagcagcaagctgcctgagctctccttctgttccctcaaaacgaacattaaatcaagcctctggacggattctgaaactacagaacctgcaaagagacagagagacacagtcctccaaccagagataatttagaagacttcaggaaaaggtcggtctgactcgggcaaaagggaggcccagcgcagggcagcaacccagcgccgagggggtcggggcaaatcagcaggagctgcgggtcacagccgaacaactgaggctcccggaacctggttcaaaaatctggtggccaagaaggacagtggaaaaacttacctgtaccggccgagagggccacgaacggcgggatcagacgccggggtctggcgcctggctggccgagcacaatcagacaggaagtgcaggacaggggatctccacacaccataaaggcctcagagtaaaagcccggtcacacagcacctatacacctgcacaagaagcccaaaacagggaccctggtgcccccagagcagacctcaacttaaagaataaataaataagctgcaataatgagtaagaagcaaaaaagagccctctccattgagagcttctgtatcaatagggaagaagccaacacaaactcagatgaggacaatagcctcaaattgtctacatctgaagcctcacaagggaaggtgaattggtcgcaagaacaaaaagccttcctggaagagctcaaaaaggattttaaaaatcaattgcaagaggtagaagaaaaaatggggagagaaatgaaagcaacacaaaaaaaactatgaaaaaagaatcagcagcttagaaaag
This window contains:
- the LOC122750794 gene encoding olfactory receptor 2L3-like is translated as MEEWNQTTTGFFLLGLFPPTKTGLLLFLLIVLIFLIAFLGNSTMILLIWMDHHLHTPMYFLLSQLSLMDLMYICSTVPKMAFNFLSGDNSISLVGCGFQSVCFLIMACAEGLLLASMAYDRYVAICRPLHYPILMNKRMCLLMIAGSWVSSSINSIFHTVYALCMPYCKSRIINHFFCDIPAMVPLACIDTWTYEYTVLFSTNLFLLVPFLGIMASYGRVLYAVHHMRSSQGKKKAFTTCSTHLTVVTFYYAPFVYTYLRPPSLRSPEEDKNLAVFYTILTPMLNPIIYSLRNKEVLGALQRVFGRSLSQKE